In one window of Armatimonadota bacterium DNA:
- a CDS encoding prepilin-type N-terminal cleavage/methylation domain-containing protein, with the protein MTASPGRGGERAFRAKPRRRLHQGFTLIELLILIIVIAIIALIVIPQILAAARRSNETALRADLRNFRVAIERFYADCGGYPPRLDDVMAWSGDHVSAVTDGTGRELDLEAYQGPYLRTGDMLLSFDPFTDLRDWQYNSATGEVHSNCDVTGTNGTPYSSW; encoded by the coding sequence CCGCGGCGACGGCTGCACCAGGGATTCACGCTCATCGAGCTGCTTATTCTGATCATCGTCATCGCCATCATTGCGCTGATCGTGATCCCCCAGATACTGGCTGCCGCGCGGCGCTCCAACGAGACCGCCCTGCGCGCCGACTTGCGCAACTTCCGGGTCGCCATTGAGCGTTTCTACGCCGACTGCGGCGGCTACCCGCCGCGCCTCGACGACGTCATGGCATGGAGCGGCGACCACGTCAGCGCCGTGACCGACGGCACCGGCCGCGAACTCGACCTCGAGGCGTATCAGGGTCCGTATCTGCGCACGGGCGACATGCTGCTCTCGTTTGACCCCTTTACCGATCTCCGCGACTGGCAGTATAATAGCGCCACGGGAGAGGTGCACTCGAACTGCGACGTGACCGGTACCAACGGCACGCCTTACTCCTCGTGGTGA
- a CDS encoding amidohydrolase encodes MLFLVPPALSAATATEPTEAEAPLPHFSPGEALAHYGRYVADRFTAMALRADESAYPYSLPKISMHEHYRVGGNIDALLAVMDELNIRKMILVPTGSPPDNGKYREHMAALLDIQRRHPDRIVAFATVDESDPEAPRILRQAIADGAKGLKLIGGHPDFYDAPLDSALMHELMAVCRDAGLPVLIHVSMAAYPEMQEQFERLVADFPEVTFIAAHYCKHAPRLGPARELLDRHPNLYTDLSMGGGVSRYLRQIDADPQQFRRFVMDYQDRVMWGSDIILDEGKGESFVRSRVSEDLHLFRRRIHASRWADYEVPLHGLELPEQVLRKIYWDNPWRILGERVLGSRAEAEAAAAGFGAPAGEGGQ; translated from the coding sequence TTGCTGTTCCTGGTGCCGCCCGCGCTGTCGGCAGCGACCGCGACCGAGCCGACTGAAGCGGAGGCCCCTCTGCCGCATTTCTCGCCGGGCGAGGCATTGGCCCATTACGGGCGATACGTCGCCGATCGCTTCACTGCCATGGCGCTCCGCGCCGATGAGTCCGCGTATCCCTATTCCTTGCCCAAGATCAGCATGCACGAGCACTACCGCGTCGGCGGCAACATAGACGCGCTGCTCGCGGTCATGGACGAGCTTAACATCCGCAAGATGATCCTCGTCCCCACGGGAAGCCCTCCCGACAACGGCAAGTACCGCGAGCACATGGCCGCGCTTCTCGATATCCAGCGGCGGCACCCCGACCGCATTGTCGCCTTCGCCACAGTGGACGAGTCCGACCCCGAGGCGCCGCGCATCCTGAGGCAAGCGATCGCGGACGGGGCCAAAGGCCTCAAGCTCATCGGCGGCCACCCCGACTTCTACGATGCGCCGCTCGACAGCGCGCTGATGCACGAACTCATGGCGGTATGCCGCGACGCGGGCCTGCCGGTGCTGATACACGTCAGCATGGCCGCATACCCCGAGATGCAGGAGCAGTTCGAGCGTCTGGTGGCCGATTTCCCGGAGGTCACCTTCATTGCCGCCCATTACTGCAAGCACGCGCCTCGTCTCGGTCCCGCCCGCGAGTTGCTCGACCGGCACCCTAATCTCTATACCGACCTGAGCATGGGCGGCGGCGTCTCGCGTTACTTGCGCCAGATTGACGCGGATCCGCAGCAATTCCGCCGCTTCGTCATGGACTATCAGGACCGCGTCATGTGGGGCAGCGACATCATTCTCGATGAGGGCAAGGGCGAGTCCTTCGTGCGCTCGCGCGTCAGCGAGGACCTGCATCTGTTCCGTCGGCGTATCCACGCCTCGCGGTGGGCGGACTACGAGGTGCCGCTCCATGGCCTCGAACTGCCGGAGCAGGTGCTGCGCAAGATCTACTGGGACAACCCGTGGCGAATCCTCGGCGAGCGCGTCCTCGGCTCACGGGCTGAAGCCGAAGCTGCGGCAGCAGGCTTCGGGGCGCCGGCCGGGGAGGGCGGCCAATGA